A region of Vitis vinifera cultivar Pinot Noir 40024 chromosome 15, ASM3070453v1 DNA encodes the following proteins:
- the LOC104881810 gene encoding uncharacterized protein LOC104881810 — protein MAKARDRSSKPLHNFSLPCLKWGNQRFLRCMKLSPNTSNSSSSLIPTSVISFQNAETDANGGIEAICQKLMLDLREAADKMRHSILEDDSERPWNLRTRKAACKVPCEVVVVEKKKKRERPKFSVSLLREEVRDDFMAMVGTRPPRRPKKRARIVQTQLDSIFSGLWLTEITLDTYKLPDLPESTKV, from the exons ATGGCCAAAGCGCGTGACCGATCATCCAAGCCTCTCCACAACTTCTCCTTACCATGCTTGAAATGGGGCAATCAGAGATTCCTTAGATGCATGAAACTCTCTCCAAATACCTCTAATTCTTCATCTTCCCTCATACCCACATCTGTGATTTCGTTCCAAAACGCCGAGACCGATGCCAATGGTGGAATCGAAGCCATTTGCCAGAAACTCATGCTCGATCTCAGAGAGGCCGCCGACAAGATGAGACACTCCATTTTGGAGGACGATTCAGAGAGGCCTTGGAATCTCAGGACTCGGAAAGCGGCTTGTAAGGTCCCCTGTGAGGTGGTTGTAgtggagaaaaagaagaaaagagagagaccGAAGTTTTCGGTGTCCCTGTTGAGAGAGGAGGTGAGAGATGATTTTATGGCGATGGTTGGTACGCGGCCGCCGAGAAGGCCCAAGAAAAGGGCGAGGATAGTGCAGACGCAGTTGGAT TCAATTTTTTCGGGTTTGTGGCTGACAGAAATAACACTTGATACATACAAACTCCCCGACTTACCTGAATCAACAAAG GTATAG